One region of Eurosta solidaginis isolate ZX-2024a chromosome X, ASM4086904v1, whole genome shotgun sequence genomic DNA includes:
- the LOC137234283 gene encoding mitochondrial uncoupling protein 4-like → MVLHMSLKIIRRGGIACLWKGNVPNVQRAAIVNLGDLTTYDIIKHMLLVKLSMPDCHTIHILSSICAGFVAAIMGTPADVVKTRIMNQPTDDKGSCLPAVAATNSSDNNNATVSEHTNFRVNHI, encoded by the exons ATGGTGCTGCACATGTCTTTAAAGATTATACGTCGTGGTGGTATAGCTTGTTTATGGAAAGGTAACGTACCGAATGTACAACGCGCAGCAATTGTTAATCTTGGTGATCTCACAACATATGATATTATAAAGCATATGCTATTGGTCAAATTGAGTATGCCTGATTGTCATACGATACATATACTTTCATCTATTTGTGCTGGATTTGTGGCTGCGATTATGGGAACACCAGCTGATGTGGTAAAAACAAGAATTATGAATCAACCGACTGACGATAAGGGCAG TTGTCTGCCTGCCGTAGCCGCTACCAATAGCAGCGACAACAACAACGCAACAGTATCCGAGCATACAAATTTTCGAGTGAATCACATATAA